Proteins encoded together in one Pseudomonadota bacterium window:
- a CDS encoding ABC transporter ATP-binding protein → MEPLNRDVLLNVLNLNTSFFTDAYTVQAVDGINFQIKRGEIFGLVGESGCGKTITALSIMRLVPSPGKIVNGDIIFEGGNLVQLSNKEMEKIRGNRIGMVFQEPMSSLNPVFRVGEQVDETLAIHTNLTKKEVKDKTIQLLKQVGFDEPGKKYIQYPHQLSGGQRQRILIAIAISCNPSLVIADEPTTALDVATESQILYLLKELVFRYDMSMLFITHNLNIMKRFVKRIGIMYAGRMLEQNHVEDFFEEPLHPYSRGLLDSIFRLKGNEKRLKAIPGFVPRLSELPEGCKFHPRCTFVMPKCKKEEPPIIEVKDERWVRCYLYQN, encoded by the coding sequence ATGGAGCCTTTAAACAGGGATGTACTTTTAAACGTATTGAATCTTAATACGTCTTTTTTTACAGATGCTTACACCGTACAAGCGGTAGATGGAATCAATTTCCAGATTAAAAGAGGTGAAATATTTGGTCTTGTAGGTGAGAGTGGGTGTGGAAAGACAATTACTGCTCTCTCTATTATGAGGCTTGTTCCCTCACCCGGAAAGATAGTGAACGGAGATATTATATTTGAGGGGGGAAATCTTGTTCAACTTTCGAATAAGGAGATGGAAAAAATAAGGGGGAACAGGATCGGGATGGTATTTCAGGAGCCTATGAGTTCTCTTAATCCTGTATTTAGGGTGGGGGAGCAAGTCGATGAGACACTCGCAATCCATACTAATCTTACCAAAAAAGAGGTAAAGGATAAAACTATACAGCTTTTAAAACAGGTTGGGTTTGATGAGCCAGGAAAAAAATATATCCAGTACCCACATCAATTGAGCGGTGGGCAAAGACAGAGAATATTAATTGCCATAGCCATATCGTGTAACCCCTCTCTTGTGATTGCAGATGAACCCACGACTGCCCTCGATGTTGCAACAGAATCTCAAATCCTTTATCTGCTGAAGGAACTTGTTTTTAGGTATGACATGTCCATGCTTTTTATCACCCATAATCTAAATATCATGAAAAGATTTGTTAAAAGAATAGGTATTATGTATGCAGGAAGGATGTTGGAACAGAACCATGTAGAAGATTTTTTTGAAGAACCTTTACATCCATACAGCAGGGGTTTATTAGATTCAATATTCAGGCTTAAGGGTAATGAAAAAAGGCTCAAAGCAATCCCTGGTTTTGTTCCCAGATTATCAGAACTTCCAGAGGGATGTAAATTTCACCCGAGATGTACTTTTGTCATGCCGAAATGTAAAAAAGAGGAACCACCAATAATAGAAGTAAAGGATGAGAGATGGGTAAGGTGTTATCTGTATCAGAATTAA
- a CDS encoding SagB/ThcOx family dehydrogenase, which yields MDIIKLPEPKDKKVVYLDELLNKRYSIRTFKQKPISIDDLSYILWCSYGFKKDGGRVVPSAGALYPLDIYIIAGSIEGKRNMGIIPGIYHYLPNKHQIELIKKGDIRKDVANASLSQMWMASAPCMIAITCEYKRITSKYKDRGIRYAHMEAGNVSQNIFLATFNTGLGCGIVGAFNDDLVKAVMGINRMHEPLLIMPIGYR from the coding sequence ATGGATATCATTAAACTTCCAGAACCCAAAGATAAAAAAGTAGTCTATTTAGATGAGCTTTTAAATAAAAGGTATTCAATAAGAACCTTCAAACAGAAACCCATTTCTATTGACGACTTATCTTATATTCTATGGTGTTCTTATGGGTTTAAAAAAGATGGCGGCAGGGTTGTTCCATCTGCAGGTGCACTCTATCCCTTAGATATTTATATAATTGCAGGAAGTATTGAAGGCAAAAGGAATATGGGGATTATACCAGGTATCTACCATTATCTCCCAAACAAACACCAGATTGAATTAATCAAAAAGGGGGACATCAGGAAGGATGTAGCAAATGCATCATTATCACAAATGTGGATGGCATCCGCACCTTGTATGATTGCAATCACCTGTGAATACAAAAGAATCACGTCCAAGTATAAAGATAGAGGCATAAGGTACGCCCATATGGAAGCAGGAAATGTTTCTCAGAATATATTTCTGGCCACTTTTAATACTGGCCTCGGATGTGGTATAGTAGGAGCCTTTAATGATGACCTTGTAAAGGCAGTTATGGGAATAAACAGGATGCATGAACCATTATTAATAATGCCAATAGGATACAGATAA
- the guaB gene encoding IMP dehydrogenase codes for MLEQDIKEGLTFDDVLLMPSLSKIMPKDVDVSTYLTKNIKLHIPILSAAMDTVTEAKTAICLAQEGGIGIIHRNMGIEEQAQEVEKVKKSESGMIVDPITISPERKIKDALDLMARYRISGIPVTKGKKLVGIITNRDLRFETNLEEKVENVMTKENLVTVKEGIGLEESKQILHKHRIEKLLVVDRRFNLRGLITIKDIEKMRQYPNSCKDHLGRLRVGAAVGVGMDREMRVDALLKAGCDIIMIDTAHGHSKNVIEAVRDTKNNFKDVQLIAGNIATEEGCVALMKAGCDCVKVGVGPGSICTTRIIAGVGVPQITAILSVTKVAKRFNIPIVADGGIKFSGDITKAIAAGADTVMIGNLFAGTDETPGEMVLYQGRTYKVYRGMGSLEAMKEGKTRDRYCIDENEIEAKIVPEGIEGRVPYRGSLSMSIQQLVGGLKAGMGYVGCRNLKELQEKSKFMRITSAGLKESHVHDVIITKEAPNYSVE; via the coding sequence ATGTTAGAACAAGATATTAAAGAAGGTCTTACCTTTGATGATGTCCTCCTGATGCCATCATTAAGTAAGATAATGCCAAAAGATGTGGATGTCTCAACTTATCTTACAAAAAATATAAAACTGCATATACCTATACTCAGTGCCGCAATGGACACTGTAACAGAGGCAAAAACTGCAATTTGTCTTGCTCAAGAAGGAGGTATAGGCATAATACATAGAAATATGGGCATTGAAGAGCAAGCCCAGGAGGTGGAAAAGGTAAAAAAATCTGAAAGCGGTATGATAGTAGACCCTATCACAATATCGCCTGAACGAAAGATAAAAGATGCACTCGATTTAATGGCAAGATACAGAATCTCTGGTATACCTGTTACAAAAGGGAAAAAACTTGTTGGCATAATAACAAATAGAGATTTGAGGTTTGAAACAAACCTCGAAGAAAAAGTCGAAAATGTGATGACAAAAGAAAACCTGGTCACCGTGAAAGAAGGTATAGGCCTTGAAGAATCAAAGCAAATCCTCCATAAACATAGAATAGAAAAACTCCTTGTGGTTGATAGGAGATTCAACTTAAGAGGATTAATTACAATAAAAGACATAGAGAAGATGAGGCAATACCCAAATTCTTGTAAAGACCATCTCGGCAGATTACGTGTCGGGGCAGCGGTAGGTGTGGGAATGGACAGGGAAATGAGGGTTGATGCATTACTGAAAGCTGGCTGTGATATAATAATGATAGACACAGCCCACGGACACTCAAAAAACGTAATTGAAGCGGTAAGGGATACAAAGAATAATTTTAAAGATGTTCAACTGATAGCAGGCAATATCGCAACAGAGGAAGGATGTGTTGCACTCATGAAGGCAGGCTGCGATTGTGTCAAGGTCGGCGTGGGACCAGGCTCAATATGCACTACAAGAATCATAGCAGGAGTCGGTGTTCCTCAAATTACAGCGATACTCTCTGTAACAAAAGTAGCGAAACGTTTCAATATACCTATAGTTGCAGATGGGGGTATAAAATTCTCCGGTGATATCACAAAAGCCATCGCCGCAGGCGCAGATACAGTAATGATAGGTAACCTTTTTGCAGGAACGGATGAAACACCCGGCGAAATGGTCCTCTATCAAGGAAGAACTTACAAGGTTTACAGAGGAATGGGCTCACTTGAGGCTATGAAGGAAGGAAAAACAAGGGATAGATACTGCATTGATGAAAACGAAATAGAAGCAAAAATTGTACCTGAAGGTATAGAAGGGAGAGTTCCATATAGGGGTTCACTTTCTATGTCTATTCAACAACTCGTCGGTGGTCTCAAGGCAGGTATGGGTTATGTCGGATGTAGAAATCTGAAAGAGCTCCAGGAGAAATCTAAATTTATGAGAATCACTTCAGCTGGATTAAAAGAAAGTCATGTTCATGATGTAATTATTACTAAAGAAGCACCAAACTACAGTGTTGAGTAA
- the guaA gene encoding glutamine-hydrolyzing GMP synthase: MDYHKEIVLILDFGSQYTQLIARKIRELGVYCEIFPYNINLDNIVSINPKGIVLSGGPRSVTESDAPVCDEGIFNLNIPVLGICYGLQLITKLYKGKIVKSKKREYGKAHIFLDERDILLEGLQNGDVAWMSHQDRILKMPEGFKTLAHSDNSPYAAIRSIKGHVYGVQFHPEVHHTPKGKRILKNFLYKICRTKGFFSPKSFVELAIENIKKEVGNGKVICALSGGVDSSVVATLIHNAIGKKLHCVFVNNGVLRKNEVQEVLDAFKDKLHMNLKYINAEDKFLNALKGIKDPERKRKIIGNIFIKTFEEEASKIGNVRYLAQGTLYPDVIESTSYKGPSATIKSHHNVGGLPRKMKLKLIEPLRELFKDEVRIVGKELGIPENILYRQPFPGPGLAIRIIGDVNRERLHILKEADSIIRDEIERNSSHRNIWQSFAILIPVKTVGVMGDERTYANVIALRIVESEDAMTADWARIPYEILDKIARRITNEVPDVNRVVYDISSKPPSTIEWE; the protein is encoded by the coding sequence ATGGATTATCATAAAGAAATAGTCTTAATACTTGATTTTGGTTCTCAATATACCCAATTAATAGCACGAAAGATTAGAGAGCTTGGTGTGTACTGTGAAATATTTCCATACAATATAAATTTAGATAATATAGTGTCTATAAACCCAAAGGGCATTGTTCTTTCCGGTGGTCCAAGGAGCGTGACAGAATCTGATGCCCCTGTATGCGATGAAGGTATTTTTAATTTAAATATACCTGTACTGGGCATATGTTATGGGTTGCAGCTTATTACAAAACTTTATAAAGGCAAAATTGTAAAATCAAAAAAAAGAGAATATGGAAAAGCCCATATATTTCTGGACGAAAGGGACATACTCTTAGAAGGTTTACAAAATGGTGATGTTGCATGGATGAGCCACCAGGATAGAATATTGAAAATGCCTGAAGGATTCAAAACGCTCGCACATTCCGATAATTCACCATATGCCGCTATCAGGTCGATAAAGGGTCATGTATACGGGGTTCAATTTCATCCGGAAGTTCATCATACTCCAAAAGGTAAACGTATATTAAAAAACTTTCTTTATAAAATCTGCAGGACAAAAGGTTTTTTTTCTCCAAAATCCTTTGTAGAATTAGCAATAGAAAATATTAAAAAAGAGGTTGGTAATGGCAAGGTAATTTGTGCCCTCAGCGGAGGAGTGGATTCATCAGTTGTTGCAACGCTTATACATAATGCTATTGGAAAAAAGTTACACTGTGTGTTTGTTAATAATGGTGTACTCAGAAAGAATGAGGTACAAGAGGTTTTAGACGCCTTTAAAGACAAATTACACATGAATTTGAAATATATAAATGCAGAAGATAAATTTTTGAATGCACTAAAGGGTATAAAAGATCCGGAAAGGAAGAGGAAAATAATAGGAAATATTTTTATCAAAACCTTTGAGGAAGAGGCATCGAAAATCGGTAACGTAAGATACCTTGCGCAAGGTACACTGTATCCTGATGTAATTGAAAGTACATCATATAAAGGTCCGTCTGCCACTATAAAAAGTCACCACAATGTTGGAGGGCTTCCCAGGAAGATGAAACTCAAGCTCATAGAACCATTAAGAGAACTGTTTAAAGACGAGGTAAGGATTGTGGGAAAAGAGCTTGGAATACCTGAAAACATTCTTTACAGACAACCATTTCCAGGCCCAGGTCTTGCAATAAGGATCATCGGGGATGTAAACAGAGAAAGGTTACACATATTGAAAGAAGCAGACAGTATCATTCGAGATGAAATAGAAAGAAACAGTAGCCACAGAAACATATGGCAATCTTTCGCCATCCTGATACCTGTGAAAACTGTTGGCGTAATGGGTGATGAAAGAACATATGCCAATGTGATAGCCCTTAGAATAGTAGAAAGCGAAGACGCAATGACTGCCGACTGGGCAAGAATTCCTTACGAGATACTTGACAAAATTGCCAGAAGGATAACGAATGAAGTTCCAGACGTTAACAGGGTTGTCTATGATATATCTTCTAAACCACCAAGCACTATTGAGTGGGAATAA